AAATCTAAAAGCCATTCCGATCAGGGATGGCTTTTTTTTTAAAACACTAAGGCACAAAGGCTCAAAGGACCATAAAGTCTTTATTTATACTATAAACATCAAAGACTATTGAGTATGGAATTTACTTAAAAGATGGAGTCGTAACAATTACATTTTTTAGAACCAAACAATGCTTTTAGCTTTAAGCATATAGCTATTCGCTTTCTTCTTTTCTTTTCCCTTAATCCTAAAACCCACGTATAGCTAATTGAAACAACATCAGCATACGAACAAAAAAACTTTTTCCAATAATTACTTCAAATACTTCAATGGATCAACGGGTCGGCTACCTTCCCACACTTCGAAATGCAATTCGTAAGCACCGCTTTCATTGATATTTGATTTTCCTATGGTCGAATTTTGTTGAGCTTTTCTCTTTCCTTCAATAAAACTGATTGGAGATTTGAATATACCAAATAATAAGGTCCCGATTTAGTAATAACCAGATAATCTGCAGTTGGAAGTTTTCGAATTTGGATGACTTCTGCTTGTTCAGCTGATTTCACAAACGGACTAGATGATTGAATATCTAAGCCATTGTTTCGAATGAGAAGGTTCGGATTACCAGATTCCATATTTTTGCCAAATCGGGAAGTAATGATTGGGAAATCTACCGGGAAAACCATTTTGAGTGCCTCTCTTTTAGTACTTGCCTTTGTTGCATTCAAATTCAAAAATTTTATACTTCCTGAAATGATTTCTCCGATTTCCTCTTTTTTCTTTTTATAGGCAATCAATTCCTTGAGCAAATGACTTTCTAGATTTTCGAAATTGCTCATCATTTGACGGACGTCTTTAATATCTTCTTCAAGACAAGTGAATTCATCATTACTTTGTTGGATCAGCGAATCTTGTTTGATTGTTTTTATTTTCAAATTCCATTGATGATAAATGAGCGATTGCTGCGAAGTGTCTAATGTTTTAAGTGCATGCAGCATATTTTTTTCAACCCATTGAATTAGATACCATCTCTTTAGTCGATTTTCCATGTTTTCATGATGTACCAGGCTAAGTATAGGATTGAATGTCGCTTTATCGATCAATTTCTTTTTTAATAATTGTATATATTCTTTCTGAAGTTTAAGTATATGATCTTGTTTCTGATTTAAATAGTAGCTGGACAGTTTTATTTCATTTTGATAAGTTGTCATTTCTTGTTCCAGGGTATTCAGCAGTTCTTTCCTATAAGAGATCTGACTATTCATCAATTCTATTTGCTTCAATGAACCAAGTTTGTTTTTTTTGGCTTCAAGCAGGAGCTTTTCTGTTTGTTCAATGGTCTTTAATATATTTTCTAATTGTATTTTTTCTTTAGTGGTGTTAGTCTTGTTGTTTTGTGAAAATACTAAAACCATCCCCAGCATTAAGCAAGCTAAAATAATAAAATTGCTCTTAGATGGAATTTTCATAGTAATTTGAATGTATAATGATCCGGAATGTTGAAAACCAATCGTTTGATAGCTTTGGTTTCAATATGTTTCCAATTTATTTGTAGATGTAATTTTTCACTCTTGTTAGCAAGAAGTCGGATATTTAAATGTTCAGGAAAATATTTTTGTTGAACGGTTTGATATTGTTCGATGTTAATATCCAATGTATGATCTTCTACTTGCCAAACGAAATGAGAGACTTGTAGGTTGTACAGATTTCCTATGAGCAGTATCGATTCAGATTCAGAACTACCCTTCAGGAAATATTTATCATCTTTGGTTTCTATCCAATATTGCATATAATTGGGTAGATGAAATCCACTGGTTAACAGGTCCTGTATCAGCTGCTGATGGAGGGATAACATTTTCAACTGTTCTATGATCTTTAAATTCCCAACTGAGTATGTTTTTTCAATTCGATCAAGAATTTTAAAACTATCCTGATGAAGGAGCATTCTTGCAATTTCAATTCCCAATTTTTTCGAACTTATCAGCATGGCGCTATCATAGACAATAGAGGCCTGAATGCTTGATTCTAAATCATTTTCTGCATGGTTTACGAGTATAGAACCTTTGCCGGTAAAATAAACAAAGCTTGTTTTTTGAATGAGCGCATTTATTACTTTTTCAACATCGATGGAGTCAGTTTGAAACCAATGTGTATAGCTTTCTTCTGGTATGGTATTTGTTTTTCGGGAGCAGCTCAGAAATGCGCAGCAAGATAAAGTGATGATATAAAATAGGACTTGAAATATATTGCGCATTCAAGAAAAATTTATTGCTTTTTTGTGTTTTCGCTTAATGTTTCGGCCCAATGAAAATGTTGATTGCTTTTTTCAGTAAGGCCTGATTGTTTATAAATATTCGCGGCCAACGTGTGCAATTCTGTATTAATAAATGCATGTTGCGATAAAGCAAGTTCTATGTATTTATTTGCTAATGGATAATTCTTTGCACAATAATATAATTCAGCGAGCAGACAATAAGTACGAAATGAGGGTTTATAAATGAATCCTTCAGGCTTTTCTTGAGTTAAAGTAAATTCTTCTGGATTTAAACTGCATAACATGAGAAGCCTTTCCAACTCGCCTGTTTTTGAACTGTCTAATTCGATAGACTGATCCCATAATTTTTGCGCATCTAATTTTAAAGCTTCATTTATTTTAGCTTGAAGAATCAAAAAATCAGATGGCATGTTCTTTTTATGTCTTTGCATGAGGCTGAGTGTAAGCAATTGCGAATTTGCTTTTTCGTAGTCCCTTATTTTAAAGTATGCTAAGGCCAGGAAATAATAGGGTTTACTTTGATTTGGATAATAATCTAGACAACTTTTTGAATACTGGATACAAGTGTTCCAGTGTGCGAGTTCGATTAGGGATATGAGAAGATTATCCCAAACGGCATAAGGTACATTGCCTAATCCGATCGCCTGGATATAATGTTGTTTGGCTAGCGGATAATTGTTTTGTAAAAAATAAAGATCGGCCGAGACACAGTGTGATTTTACATGTGTGGGGTAAGCAGTTAGTAATTGATTCGTATATTTCTGTAAAGAAGCTATTTTTTGAGTGTCTTTCTGATCAATGTTTTGGAGTATATTCAACAAACTTTTTATTTTCGTGTCGATGTCAGCATTGGGATTTGCATAAACCGCATCCAATAGATTTAGGTCTGTTGTATTTGTTGAAATGAGTGGGGAATTATTGATGGGATATTTGTTTTGAAGATATTCTTTTAATTTGACGTCGTTTGATTTTTGAGAGATCGTTTGTAAGTGACCGATGATTTCCTGATGGTCTTTGTATTGTATTAAGCATCTTTCAAGTATTTCAACCGCTTTTTTAAATTTTTGAGTCTCTCCTAAAATGAATGCTTTTTTTATAGCTATTTCGGGGCTTAAGCCAAATACCAATTCGGCTTTATCCAAAACTTCGAATGCTTTTGGATAAGAACCAGCCTGTAAATAGTGATAGGCCGCATTATCATAATAAGTATAAATATTGGGTTCTATCTGATACAGAGATACATTACATTCTGCTGCTTGTTCAGCAAGCGAAAGGTTTTCGGCAATATTGCTTTTTAATAAGAGATACCATTTGTTATTTGGCTCGGTGATCAGACTTTGATTGATGGAATTCAGGGCTTCTTCTTTTTTACCTTGCGAAAAATACATTCTCGAAAGCAGGTAATAGCTCACAGATTTAAATTCAGCCTCGTATTTGAGTTTTTCTAAAATGTCAATAGATTTTTGAATATTTCCAATCAGTTCTTCTTTTAGGGCTTCAATCATCATTGATTCCTTATCTGTGGAGCTGGATTGATTTTGTGCATGCAGGTTTGTGGAAAGTATTATCAAGTAGCATGTAGGCAGAACAATTTGCAATACTTTCAATGGAAGTTTGTGAATTTGCATTAGAAAATACTTATACATGGAAATTAATATAAAAATCAAAGATCATTCTACCTCAGTAACTTTGAGCATATTGGTTCTCAGTTTTTTCAAAATTGGCATACTTCCAGTGTTGACAACGAGATCTCCTGATTTTAATTTTTGATCTTTTTGAGGATGTGAATCACATCGTCTATAGTTTCATCTGTTGAACTCATTTTATCATAATAATAACATCGAACTCCCCAAACAAGGTTTAAAGTACCTAACATATGGGCGGCGCTTGAAAAAATGTAAATCGGACAATTCGGCCTATACGATGAAGTTTTAAAAGCTGTATAACCCGATACGGTTAATCCTATAATTGCTTTTGCTTTGATATCTTCTGCTGTTTTGGCTGCATTGAAGCAAACCACGTCTGAAATAAATGTGGAAGATTTATCGGATGGTTTAGGCCTTTTGGAGCTTATCGGGTAGTGCTTTTCGGCTTCAAATATGATCTTTTTCATGGCCTGCACTACCTTAATGGGATGTTCGCCTATAGATGTTTCAGCACTGAGCATAACTGCGTCAGTGCCATCAAGTACTGTGTTGGCAACATCAGTAACCTCAGCTCTTGTCGGACTTGGTTGTTTGATCATACTGTCCATGAATTGCGTGGCAACAATAACTGATCGGGCTCTTTGTACGCATTTTGCAATGATGGCTTTTTGAAGTGTGGGTAGTCTTTCAATCGGGACCTCAACCCCCAGATCCCCGCGCGCAATCATAATGGCATTGCTGGATTTGATGATGGCATCAATATTTTTAAGTGCTTCCGGTTTTTCAATTTTGGCGATCACCTTTGCAGAATGATTTGCACTTTCGATAAGTGCTTGTAAATGTTCAATATCTTCAGCTTTTCTCACAAATGACAAGGCAATCCAGTTGACGGCTTGTGTTAAAATGAAATCGAGATCTCTTAAATCTTTTTCCGTTAGTGAGGGGAGTGTAACTTCAGTATCAGGAAGATTGACCCCTTTATTGGAACTGAGCTGTCCGCCAAATATGCATTTAAGCCTGGTTTTATCTTTTCCGTTGCTATCTAAGACCTCAAAGACCAATTTTCCATCATCGAGCAGAATGGTCTCGCCGGGTTTGACATCTCTGGCAAAAT
The genomic region above belongs to Saprospiraceae bacterium and contains:
- a CDS encoding DUF4292 domain-containing protein; translated protein: MRNIFQVLFYIITLSCCAFLSCSRKTNTIPEESYTHWFQTDSIDVEKVINALIQKTSFVYFTGKGSILVNHAENDLESSIQASIVYDSAMLISSKKLGIEIARMLLHQDSFKILDRIEKTYSVGNLKIIEQLKMLSLHQQLIQDLLTSGFHLPNYMQYWIETKDDKYFLKGSSESESILLIGNLYNLQVSHFVWQVEDHTLDINIEQYQTVQQKYFPEHLNIRLLANKSEKLHLQINWKHIETKAIKRLVFNIPDHYTFKLL